In one window of Streptomyces griseus subsp. griseus DNA:
- a CDS encoding DUF5998 family protein — MAKTGTTTQGLRAAIERSGYYPALVAEAVEAAVGGEPVASYLVHQETTFDSNEVRRHATVLVLTEHRFIVSHTDEQAADTSSPTPYATTSTESVKLDRISSVVVSRVVANPEKYVAGTLPREVVLTIGWGAVSRIDLEPAACGDANCEADHGYTGSSTADDLSLRVSEAGDGPDAVRQTLAFAQSLSEATAATAATGR, encoded by the coding sequence ATGGCAAAGACCGGTACGACGACCCAGGGGCTGCGCGCGGCGATCGAGCGCAGCGGCTACTACCCGGCCCTCGTGGCCGAGGCGGTCGAGGCCGCCGTCGGCGGGGAGCCGGTCGCCTCGTACCTGGTCCATCAGGAGACCACGTTCGACTCCAACGAGGTCCGCCGCCATGCCACGGTCCTCGTGCTGACCGAGCACCGGTTCATCGTCAGCCACACCGACGAGCAGGCCGCCGACACCAGCTCCCCGACGCCGTACGCCACCACCTCCACGGAGTCGGTCAAGCTGGACCGGATCTCCTCCGTCGTGGTCAGCCGCGTGGTGGCCAACCCGGAGAAGTACGTCGCGGGCACGCTGCCCCGCGAGGTCGTCCTCACCATCGGCTGGGGCGCGGTCTCCCGGATCGACCTGGAGCCCGCCGCCTGCGGTGACGCCAACTGCGAGGCCGACCACGGCTACACGGGCAGCTCCACCGCCGACGACCTGAGCCTGCGCGTCAGCGAGGCCGGCGACGGCCCCGACGCCGTCCGCCAGACCCTCGCCTTCGCCCAGTCGCTCTCCGAGGCCACGGCCGCCACCGCGGCGACCGGCCGGTGA
- a CDS encoding alkaline phosphatase family protein, with translation MVQPAWPDPVPLALDTAPVPAYGSGSLADLLPTLAAGQGVAGLTATISELTPADRNCVFLIDGLGWEQISSHPDEAPFLHSLLPTSRGNTGQPITAGFPSTTATSLASVGTGLPPGEHGLPGYTVRNPETGALMNQLRWKPFTAPKVWQPYPTVFRLADAAGVHTAQVSSPDFEQTPLTKVALSGGSFLGRLSGEDRMDVAAQRLAAGDRSLVYTYYSEVDGKGHRFGVDSDAWRGQLMYVDGLAQRLAEQLPPRSALYITADHGMIDIPFDEQSRIDFDEDWELRAGVALLGGEGRARHVYAVPGAQGDVLAVWREVLGEQFWVASRDEAIAAGWFGPVIDERVYGRIGDVVAAAHDDVVITASVNEPHESAMVGMHGSLTPVEQLVPLLEVRS, from the coding sequence ATGGTCCAGCCCGCCTGGCCGGACCCGGTCCCGCTCGCTCTCGACACCGCCCCCGTCCCCGCGTACGGCAGCGGCTCGCTCGCCGACCTGCTGCCGACGCTCGCGGCCGGGCAGGGGGTGGCGGGCCTCACCGCCACCATCTCCGAACTGACGCCCGCCGACCGCAACTGCGTCTTCCTGATCGACGGCCTCGGCTGGGAGCAGATCAGCTCCCACCCGGACGAGGCGCCCTTCCTGCACTCCCTGCTGCCCACCTCGCGCGGCAACACCGGGCAGCCGATCACCGCGGGCTTCCCCTCCACCACCGCGACCTCGCTCGCCTCGGTCGGTACGGGGCTGCCGCCCGGCGAGCACGGTCTGCCCGGCTACACCGTGCGCAACCCGGAGACCGGCGCGCTGATGAACCAGCTCCGCTGGAAGCCGTTCACCGCGCCGAAGGTCTGGCAGCCCTACCCCACGGTCTTCCGGCTCGCCGACGCGGCGGGCGTGCACACCGCGCAGGTCTCCTCCCCGGACTTCGAGCAGACCCCGCTCACCAAGGTCGCGCTCAGCGGCGGATCCTTCCTCGGCCGGCTCTCCGGCGAGGACCGGATGGACGTCGCCGCCCAGCGCCTCGCCGCCGGTGACCGCTCGCTCGTCTACACGTACTACAGCGAGGTCGACGGCAAGGGCCACCGCTTCGGCGTCGACTCCGACGCCTGGCGCGGCCAGTTGATGTACGTCGACGGGCTCGCCCAGCGCCTCGCCGAGCAGCTGCCGCCGCGCTCCGCGCTCTACATCACCGCCGACCACGGCATGATCGACATCCCGTTCGACGAGCAGTCCCGGATCGACTTCGACGAGGACTGGGAGCTGCGCGCGGGCGTCGCCCTGCTCGGCGGCGAGGGCCGCGCCCGCCATGTCTACGCGGTGCCCGGGGCCCAGGGCGACGTCCTGGCCGTCTGGCGCGAGGTGCTCGGCGAGCAGTTCTGGGTGGCGAGCAGGGACGAGGCGATCGCGGCGGGCTGGTTCGGGCCCGTCATCGACGAGCGAGTGTACGGCCGGATCGGCGATGTGGTCGCCGCCGCCCACGACGACGTCGTCATCACGGCGTCCGTCAACGAGCCGCACGAGTCGGCGATGGTCGGCATGCACGGCTCCCTGACCCCCGTCGAACAGCTCGTCCCGCTGCTCGAAGTACGCTCGTAA
- a CDS encoding thymidine kinase, translating to MPELVFFSGTMDCGKSTLALQIGHNRSARGLQGVIFTRDDRAGEGKLSSRLGLVTDAVEADEGMDVYAHIVDRVSRGGRVDYVIVDEAQFLAPVQIDQLARVVDDLGLDVFAFGITTDFRTKLFPGSQRLIELADRIEALQVEALCWCGARATHNARTVDGEMVVEGAQVVVGDVNRQAGEVGYEVLCRRHHRRRLTAETARAGTLSPDVLPVAAES from the coding sequence ATGCCCGAGCTGGTGTTCTTCTCCGGAACCATGGACTGCGGAAAGAGCACGCTGGCCCTGCAGATCGGTCACAACCGCTCCGCGCGGGGCCTCCAGGGCGTGATCTTCACTCGCGACGACCGGGCGGGCGAGGGCAAGCTCTCCTCCCGGCTCGGCCTGGTGACGGACGCCGTCGAGGCCGACGAGGGCATGGACGTCTACGCGCACATCGTCGACCGGGTCAGCCGCGGTGGCCGGGTCGACTACGTCATCGTGGACGAGGCGCAGTTCCTCGCCCCGGTCCAGATCGACCAGTTGGCCCGGGTCGTCGACGATCTGGGCCTGGACGTCTTCGCGTTCGGCATCACCACGGACTTCCGCACCAAGCTCTTCCCCGGCTCCCAGCGGCTGATCGAACTGGCCGACCGGATAGAGGCGCTCCAGGTCGAGGCGCTCTGCTGGTGCGGCGCCCGCGCCACCCACAACGCCCGTACGGTGGACGGCGAGATGGTCGTCGAGGGCGCCCAGGTCGTCGTCGGCGATGTCAACCGGCAGGCGGGCGAGGTCGGTTACGAGGTGCTGTGCCGCCGCCACCACCGCCGTCGGCTCACCGCGGAGACGGCCCGCGCCGGCACGCTCTCCCCGGACGTGCTCCCGGTCGCCGCCGAGAGCTAG
- a CDS encoding VOC family protein: MTEAAARRTPGTPCWVSLIVHGLSATQEFYGALFGWEFRPGPDQLGPYVRGLLDGKEVAGIGQLPPDRHLPIAWTTYLATDDADLTAEAIRSCGGTVAVGPIDAGEAGRLAIASDPGGAVFGVWQGSEHIGTMKAGVPGTPVWNELVTRETSMVAKFYQTVFGYETEAVVSADFDYQTLHLAGVPVAALHGAGQSLPRDRGPHWMTYFEVADVDESAARVVELGGHVLQPPREGAGGRLATVADPEGAAFTIVQSSKG; encoded by the coding sequence ATGACCGAGGCTGCTGCCCGGCGCACGCCCGGAACACCTTGCTGGGTGAGTCTGATCGTGCACGGCCTGAGCGCGACCCAGGAGTTCTACGGAGCCCTGTTCGGCTGGGAGTTCCGGCCGGGCCCCGACCAGCTGGGCCCCTATGTCCGCGGACTCCTCGACGGCAAGGAGGTCGCGGGCATCGGTCAGCTGCCGCCCGACCGGCACCTCCCGATCGCCTGGACCACCTACCTGGCGACGGACGACGCGGACCTGACGGCCGAGGCGATCCGCTCCTGCGGCGGCACGGTCGCGGTCGGGCCGATCGACGCGGGTGAGGCGGGGCGGCTCGCCATCGCATCGGACCCGGGCGGGGCGGTCTTCGGCGTCTGGCAGGGCTCGGAGCACATCGGCACGATGAAGGCGGGCGTCCCCGGCACCCCCGTCTGGAACGAGCTGGTGACGCGGGAGACCTCGATGGTCGCGAAGTTCTACCAGACGGTCTTCGGTTACGAGACCGAGGCGGTGGTCTCCGCCGACTTCGACTACCAGACCCTGCACCTGGCGGGCGTCCCGGTGGCCGCCCTGCACGGGGCCGGCCAGTCGCTGCCGCGCGACCGGGGGCCGCACTGGATGACGTACTTCGAGGTCGCCGACGTGGACGAGTCCGCGGCGCGGGTGGTGGAGCTGGGCGGGCACGTCCTCCAGCCGCCGCGTGAGGGGGCCGGCGGCCGGCTGGCGACGGTGGCCGATCCGGAGGGCGCCGCCTTCACGATCGTACAGTCGTCCAAGGGCTGA
- a CDS encoding sulfurtransferase — protein sequence MKPIITATAYASESAGPRPPVLLDVRWQLGGPHGRPDYEAGHLPGAVFVDLDTELAGPAGSGGRHPLPDPEAFGAVMRRAGVGQDTPVVVYDGGQGWAAARAWWLLRWTGHPDVRVLDGGLAAWTGDLTTEIPRPAEGDFRPKPGALPTLDADAAAALARTGLLLDARAAERYRGDVEPIDRVGGHIPGAVSAPTTANVTEDGRYLPAGQLAERFTALGAGKSGGAVGVYCGSGVSGAHEVLALEIAGIPAALYPGSWSEWSADPARPVATGPEPA from the coding sequence ATGAAGCCCATCATCACCGCAACCGCATACGCGAGCGAGTCGGCGGGACCGCGACCCCCGGTGCTCCTGGACGTCCGCTGGCAGCTGGGTGGTCCGCACGGCCGCCCCGACTACGAGGCCGGCCATCTGCCCGGCGCCGTCTTCGTCGACCTCGATACGGAACTGGCCGGACCGGCGGGCAGCGGCGGCCGCCACCCCCTCCCGGACCCGGAGGCCTTCGGCGCCGTGATGCGCCGCGCCGGGGTCGGCCAGGACACCCCGGTCGTGGTCTACGACGGCGGACAGGGCTGGGCCGCCGCACGCGCCTGGTGGCTGCTGCGCTGGACGGGTCACCCCGACGTACGGGTCCTGGACGGCGGCCTCGCCGCGTGGACCGGCGACCTCACCACCGAGATCCCGCGCCCGGCCGAGGGTGATTTCCGGCCGAAGCCCGGCGCCCTGCCCACCCTGGACGCGGACGCGGCCGCCGCGCTCGCCCGGACGGGGCTGCTCCTGGACGCACGGGCGGCCGAGCGCTACCGGGGCGATGTCGAGCCGATCGACCGCGTCGGCGGCCACATCCCCGGTGCCGTCTCCGCCCCGACCACGGCGAACGTCACCGAGGACGGCCGCTACCTTCCGGCCGGACAGCTCGCCGAGCGGTTCACCGCGCTCGGGGCGGGGAAGAGCGGCGGGGCCGTCGGCGTCTACTGCGGATCGGGGGTCTCCGGCGCCCATGAGGTGCTCGCCCTGGAGATCGCCGGCATCCCCGCCGCGCTCTACCCCGGCTCCTGGTCCGAGTGGTCCGCCGACCCCGCCCGCCCGGTCGCCACCGGCCCCGAGCCGGCCTGA
- the sepH gene encoding septation protein SepH: MPELRVVAVSNDGTRLVLKAADSTEYTLPIDERLRAAVRNDRARLGQIEIEVESHLRPRDIQARIRAGASAEEVAQFAGIPVDRVRRFEGPVLAERAFMAERARKTPVRRPGENTGPQLGEAVQERLLLRGADKETVQWDSWRRDDGTWEVLLVYRVAGEPHSASWTYDPPRRLVQAVDDEARSLIGESDGAAPEPSFPFVPRIARLPRDRPLDRALDRQIERPAPVAEPEEYVSSASAGERDSLTSLLEAVPSFRGDMVVPERPTQPEPPALEPAAEEETEADEPPAAAASAGAGAAYADVLMPRAVAGHRDRLTGTTDRQAEADGVRPGRRAAVPSWDEIVFGTRRKKQD; this comes from the coding sequence ATGCCCGAACTGCGTGTCGTGGCCGTCTCCAACGACGGCACACGACTGGTGCTCAAGGCTGCGGACAGCACGGAATACACGCTTCCGATCGACGAGCGGCTGCGCGCCGCCGTGCGCAACGACCGCGCCCGGCTCGGCCAGATCGAGATCGAGGTGGAGAGCCACCTCCGCCCCCGCGACATCCAGGCCCGCATACGGGCCGGTGCCTCCGCGGAGGAGGTCGCCCAGTTCGCCGGCATCCCGGTCGACCGTGTACGCCGCTTCGAGGGCCCCGTGCTCGCGGAGCGCGCCTTCATGGCCGAGCGGGCCCGGAAGACTCCCGTGCGCCGTCCCGGCGAGAACACCGGCCCCCAGCTCGGCGAGGCGGTGCAGGAGCGGCTCCTGCTGCGCGGCGCCGACAAGGAAACCGTCCAGTGGGACTCCTGGCGCCGTGACGACGGCACCTGGGAGGTCCTGCTCGTCTACCGGGTCGCGGGTGAACCGCACTCGGCGAGCTGGACGTACGACCCGCCCAGACGGCTCGTCCAGGCCGTCGACGACGAGGCACGCTCGCTGATCGGCGAGAGCGACGGCGCGGCGCCCGAGCCGAGCTTCCCGTTCGTGCCCCGGATCGCCCGGCTGCCGCGCGACCGGCCGCTGGACCGCGCTCTCGACCGGCAGATCGAACGGCCCGCACCGGTCGCCGAGCCGGAGGAGTACGTGAGCAGCGCCTCGGCCGGTGAGCGGGACTCGCTGACCAGCCTGCTGGAGGCGGTGCCGAGCTTCCGGGGCGACATGGTCGTGCCGGAGCGGCCCACGCAGCCCGAGCCACCCGCGCTCGAACCGGCCGCCGAGGAGGAGACCGAGGCGGACGAGCCGCCCGCGGCCGCCGCTTCGGCCGGTGCCGGTGCGGCGTACGCGGATGTGCTGATGCCCCGGGCGGTGGCCGGTCACCGCGACCGGCTGACCGGGACGACGGACCGTCAGGCGGAGGCGGACGGGGTCCGGCCGGGCCGCCGGGCGGCCGTGCCGAGCTGGGACGAGATCGTCTTCGGCACCCGCCGCAAGAAGCAGGACTGA
- a CDS encoding D-arabinono-1,4-lactone oxidase: MTDTYARTTTNAWRNWAGTVTARPARTESPASVDELVDVLRRAHADGLTVKPVGTGHSFTATAATDGVLIRPDLLTGIRDIDRKAMTVTVEAGTPLKRLNTALAREGLSLTNMGDIMEQTIAGATSTGTHGTGRDSASISAQIRALELVTADGTVLVCSEQENPEVFAAARVGLGALGVITAVTLAVEPVFLLTAREEPMTFDRVTGDFDQLVAENEHFEFYWFPHTGNCNTKRNNRSAGPAAPPGRVSSWIDDELLSNGVFQVACSLGRAVPATIPSIAKLSSRALSARTYTDIPYKVFTSPRRVKFVEMEYAVPRERAVAALRELKAMVERSPLKVSFPVEVRTAPADDMALSTASGRDSAYIAVHLYKGTPHRSYFTAVERIMTAHSGRPHWGKIHTRDAAYLAEVYPRFGEFTAVRDRLDPDRMFGNDYLRRVLGD, encoded by the coding sequence ATGACCGACACCTACGCACGGACGACGACGAACGCGTGGCGTAACTGGGCGGGGACCGTCACCGCCCGGCCCGCCAGGACCGAGTCCCCCGCGTCCGTGGACGAGCTCGTCGACGTACTCCGCCGGGCGCACGCGGACGGCCTCACGGTGAAGCCCGTCGGCACCGGCCACTCCTTCACGGCCACCGCCGCCACCGACGGCGTGCTGATACGCCCGGACCTGCTCACCGGCATCCGGGACATCGACCGCAAGGCGATGACCGTCACGGTGGAGGCGGGCACTCCGCTCAAGCGCCTCAACACCGCGCTCGCCCGTGAGGGGCTCTCGCTCACGAACATGGGCGACATCATGGAGCAGACGATCGCCGGGGCGACCTCCACCGGGACGCACGGCACCGGCCGCGACTCGGCGTCGATATCCGCCCAGATCCGCGCCCTGGAGCTGGTCACCGCCGACGGCACCGTGCTGGTCTGCTCGGAGCAGGAGAACCCGGAGGTGTTCGCCGCCGCCCGGGTCGGCCTCGGCGCCCTCGGGGTGATCACCGCGGTCACCCTCGCCGTGGAGCCGGTCTTCCTGCTGACCGCCCGTGAGGAGCCGATGACCTTCGACCGGGTCACGGGCGACTTCGACCAGCTGGTCGCCGAGAACGAGCACTTCGAGTTCTACTGGTTCCCACACACCGGCAACTGCAACACCAAGCGCAACAACCGCAGCGCGGGTCCGGCCGCCCCGCCCGGCCGGGTGAGCAGCTGGATCGACGACGAGCTGCTCTCCAACGGGGTCTTCCAGGTGGCCTGTTCCCTCGGGCGGGCGGTCCCGGCGACCATCCCCTCCATCGCCAAGCTCTCCAGCCGCGCGCTCTCGGCCCGGACCTACACCGACATCCCGTACAAGGTGTTCACCAGCCCGCGCCGGGTGAAGTTCGTGGAGATGGAGTACGCCGTTCCGCGCGAGCGGGCCGTGGCGGCGCTGCGGGAGCTGAAGGCGATGGTGGAGCGCTCACCGCTGAAGGTCAGCTTCCCGGTCGAGGTGCGCACCGCGCCCGCCGACGACATGGCCCTCTCGACCGCTTCCGGCCGGGACAGCGCGTACATCGCCGTGCACCTCTACAAGGGGACGCCGCACCGCTCGTACTTCACCGCGGTGGAGCGGATCATGACCGCGCACTCCGGCCGCCCGCACTGGGGCAAGATCCACACCCGGGACGCGGCCTATCTGGCGGAGGTCTACCCGCGGTTCGGCGAGTTCACCGCCGTACGCGACCGACTCGACCCGGACCGGATGTTCGGCAACGACTACCTGCGGCGCGTCCTCGGCGACTGA
- a CDS encoding MFS transporter → MPSPYRAIFAAPGSKGFSAAGFFGRMPLSMMGIGVVTMISQLTGRYGLAGALTATLAMAAAVFGPQISRLVDRYGQRRVLRPTTLASVAAVAGLLICAQQGAPDWTLFVFAAGAGCVPSVGSMVRARWAAIYRGSSRELHTAYSWESIVDEVCFIFGPIISIGLSTAWFPEAGPLIAAAFLLVGVFWLTAQRATEPIPHPKSQHTGGSALRSPGLQVLVITFVATGAIFGAVDVVTVAFAEESGRKAAASLVLAVYALGSCLAGAVFGLLHLKGKPARRWLVGVCAMAVSMIPLQLAGNLTLLAVALFVAGLAIAPTMVTTMALVEAHVPRTKLTEGMTWTSTGLAVGVALGSSAAGWVVDAAGAKAGYAVPAVAGALAAAVAVLGYRRLAKPAPTGGRGEDDRHLRTDDDERVA, encoded by the coding sequence TTGCCCAGCCCCTACCGCGCCATCTTCGCCGCCCCCGGCTCCAAGGGGTTCTCCGCCGCAGGCTTCTTCGGCCGGATGCCGCTGTCCATGATGGGCATCGGCGTCGTGACCATGATCTCCCAGCTCACCGGCCGCTACGGGCTGGCCGGGGCGCTCACCGCGACCCTCGCCATGGCGGCCGCGGTCTTCGGCCCGCAGATCTCGCGCCTGGTCGACCGGTACGGGCAGCGCAGGGTGCTGCGCCCCACCACCCTGGCCTCGGTGGCGGCGGTGGCGGGGCTGCTGATCTGCGCCCAGCAGGGGGCGCCGGACTGGACGCTGTTCGTCTTCGCGGCGGGTGCGGGCTGTGTGCCGAGCGTGGGGTCGATGGTGCGGGCCCGCTGGGCGGCGATCTACCGGGGTTCCAGCCGAGAGCTGCACACGGCGTACTCCTGGGAGTCGATCGTCGACGAGGTGTGCTTCATCTTCGGGCCGATCATCTCGATCGGGCTCTCCACCGCCTGGTTCCCGGAGGCCGGTCCGCTGATCGCCGCCGCCTTCCTGCTGGTCGGGGTCTTCTGGCTGACCGCCCAGCGCGCCACCGAGCCGATCCCGCACCCCAAGTCCCAGCACACCGGCGGCTCGGCGCTGCGCTCGCCCGGCCTCCAGGTCCTGGTGATCACCTTCGTGGCGACGGGCGCGATCTTCGGCGCCGTCGACGTGGTGACCGTGGCCTTCGCCGAGGAGAGCGGCCGCAAGGCCGCGGCCTCCCTCGTGCTGGCCGTCTACGCGCTCGGTTCGTGCCTGGCGGGAGCCGTCTTCGGGCTGCTGCACCTGAAGGGGAAGCCCGCCAGAAGGTGGCTGGTGGGTGTCTGCGCGATGGCCGTGAGTATGATCCCCCTCCAACTGGCCGGGAACCTCACGTTGCTGGCCGTGGCGCTCTTTGTCGCGGGCCTCGCCATCGCACCGACGATGGTCACCACCATGGCCCTCGTCGAAGCGCACGTACCGCGCACCAAGCTGACCGAGGGCATGACCTGGACCAGTACCGGGCTCGCGGTCGGAGTGGCGCTCGGCTCCTCGGCCGCCGGCTGGGTGGTCGACGCCGCCGGAGCGAAGGCGGGGTACGCGGTGCCCGCCGTGGCGGGAGCGCTCGCGGCGGCGGTGGCGGTCCTGGGGTATCGCCGGCTGGCCAAGCCGGCTCCTACGGGAGGGCGCGGGGAAGATGACCGACACCTACGCACGGACGACGACGAACGCGTGGCGTAA